Within the Amycolatopsis camponoti genome, the region CCGTTCGAGTTCCTTCTTGGTCATTTTCGAGCGCCCATCGATGTTCTTCTTCTTCGCCTCGTTGTAGAGCTGGTCCTTGGTCGGGCCCCCGGGACCCTTGCGGTTGCCGGACCGTTCGCCGCCGCGCTGCTGGGGCGACTTGTCCTCGATCGACGTCCGGCTGGCCTCGCGAGACTCGCCCGCCTGCGCACGGTTCTTGTTCACCGTGCGGGCCGCGATCTCCTTGGCCCGTTCCGGGCCGGCCCCACGGTCCTCGGCCGAGTCCTTGACGTGCTCGTACTGGCGCTCGCGCTTCTTGCTCCACGACTGAGGCATGACCGCTCCCTTCGACTGCGTGGACGGGGTACCCGGTTGATCATCGGGTAAACGCCACTTCCGGGCGGTGGGCGGCCGGTTACCCGACCGGGGAGCGG harbors:
- a CDS encoding plasmid stabilization protein encodes the protein MPQSWSKKRERQYEHVKDSAEDRGAGPERAKEIAARTVNKNRAQAGESREASRTSIEDKSPQQRGGERSGNRKGPGGPTKDQLYNEAKKKNIDGRSKMTKKELERALGR